The DNA sequence TGCTCTGGGCGTCCGGCGGCCTCGACGACCCGTACCGCGGTCGGCGGCACCCCGTTGTCCTGCGCGAACCGCGTGGCGGTCGCGCTCGTACCAGGCAGGGTCTGTACGACCAGCGTCCGCCCGTCCACGTCCGTGTACCAGCCGGTCACCCCGGCCGGCACGCTTGCCGCCCGGTCCAGCCGGACCTTCAACCGCTCCAACGCCGCGCCGTCCAGCGCCGGCTGTGCCGTCGCCGGCGCGCCCACCAGCATCGAGCCCGCGACGGTCAACGCCGCCAGCCACCCCACCGCGATCCTTCGCAACCCGGAACCTCCTCGTGCACGGCGTCGGGCGGGGGCCCGGCGCTCGGCAGGAAGGACGGCGGAACCGGTGCGGCAGATACGTCCTGTCGGGATCCTGATCTCTGCCGCCGACGGCCGCCGGCGGCAGGTGATCATGGGGAGTTTGGGTGTCTTCAGAGCGGCCCGGGGCGGGCCCGAAGCGCCGGAACGTGCCGGCGGCCCGTCCCGAGTGCCGGAAGGGGCCGCCGCGACGGGCCGTCGGTACGGATCAGTCGGCCGGCTCGAGGACGAAGACGGGGATCAGGCGCTCGGTCTTGGTCTGGTACTCGGCGTACGGGGGGAAGGCCGCGACGGCGAGCTCCCACCATTCGTCGCGCTCGGGCCCGGCCACCTCGCGGGCGACGTACGGGCCGATCGCCGTGCCGTCCTGAAGCGTGAGAGCCGGGTTTGCCTTCACGTTGTGATACCAGGCGGGGTGGTCGACGCTGCCGCCCTTGGACGCGACCATCGCGTACCAGCCGTCGCGCTCGACCCGCATGACGGGGACGTAGCGCTTCGCACCCGTTTTCGCGCCGGTCGTCGTCACCAGCACCACCGGAC is a window from the Polymorphospora rubra genome containing:
- a CDS encoding nitroreductase family deazaflavin-dependent oxidoreductase; the protein is MTNSELSPTDWVRRQTEQILTQGTTDGVLILDRPVVLVTTTGAKTGAKRYVPVMRVERDGWYAMVASKGGSVDHPAWYHNVKANPALTLQDGTAIGPYVAREVAGPERDEWWELAVAAFPPYAEYQTKTERLIPVFVLEPAD